A stretch of the Theileria equi strain WA chromosome 1, complete sequence genome encodes the following:
- a CDS encoding hypothetical protein (encoded by transcript BEWA_029110A): MSTYESLNQQIDRGAIECLNESAVRKVTNILTSGIDSFLESGEGEQLLIKFRFLNPVKIDSIIVKGLPNGVESGTAPKVVRLFANDEDIDFQDAESNPCTQEIVLEEKHIRGEKLQLRFVRFQNVNSLVLFVAENHGAETTQIAHVELYGTDASCTPLENWKPVQEGDM; this comes from the exons ATGTCTACATACGAGAGTTTGAATCAGCAAATAGATAGAGGCGCTATAGAGTGCCTAAATGAGAGCGCCGTTCGCAAGGTCACTAATATACTAACATCCGGAATCGATAGCTTTTTGGAGTCTGGTGAAGGGGAGCAGCTCCTCATCAAGTTCAGATTCTTGAATCCTGTAAAGATTGATTCTATAATTGTAAAGGGGCTTCCAAATGGAGTAGAAAGCGGTACTGCACCAAAGGTTGTTCGTTTATTTGCgaatgatgaagatattGACTTTCAAGATGCCG AATCAAATCCTTGCACACAGGAGATTGTTCTAGAAGAGAAGCATATACGTGGAGAAAAGCTTCAACTTCGCTTTGTTAGATTTCAAAATGTCAACAGTCTAGTTCTCTTTGTAG CTGAAAACCACGGAGCTGAGACAACCCAGATTGCGCATGTAGAACTTTATGGCACAGATGCATCCTGTACACCACTAGAGAATTGG
- a CDS encoding hypothetical protein (encoded by transcript BEWA_029130A) codes for MAGRVRNLPHIDGNFHTLVYIKDQHLRKEENVQQLLRKNDEFSQPVDSDNTEDSFSDSDVNSGQNGGKFDHNYAHLSLCKPLYLRKQFIDPFLTKLKQQLSHIKPFYLMLDKRIAICANEAKNRFFAVLPVDGMCRDQSILPIIDIVDNVVESFGFQRYYTQRLPHVSVASTGDISHAMEKLYSEEGNRDDHSTHHWNNVEEYLGNCNATHCINLGIDEARAHVDYTFNMQESLADSIKEDLEDKIYIYVDEIHVLVGARDTLVKLAI; via the exons ATGGCTGGAAGAGTTCGGAATCTACCGCACATTGACGGAAATTTCCATACTTTGGTCTACATCAAAG ATCAGCATCTGCgcaaagaagagaatgtaCAACAGTTGTTGCGCAAGAATGACGAGTTTAGCCAACCTGTCGACTCTGACAATACGGAAGATTCATTTTCGGACTCAGATGTAAACAGTGGACAGAATGGCGGGAAGTTTGACCATAACTACGCCCATCTGTCGCTCTGCAAGCCTCTCTATCTCAGGAAGCAATTCATTGATCCATTCCTGACCAAGCTGAAACAGCAATTATCGCATATAAAACC GTTCTATCTGATGCTCGATAAAAGAATTGCAATTTGTGCAAATGAAGCTAAAAACCGCTTCTTTGCAGTCCTGCCAGTCGatggaatgtgtagagaTCAGAGCATTTTACCAATTATAGACATTGTAGACAATGTTGTGGAGTCGTTTGGATTCCAAAGATATTATACTCAAAGACTGCCACACGTATCTGTCGCTTCAACTGGAGATATTTCACATGCAATGGAGAAATTGTATAGTGAAGAGGGTAATCGAGATGATCATTCTACACATCACTGGAataatgtagaagaatATCTAGGGAACTGTAACGCAACACATTGTATAAATTTGGGCATTGACGAAGCAAGAGCCCATGTAGACTATACATTTAATATGCAAGAGAGTCTTGCGGATAGTATAAAGGAGGATTTAGAGGacaaaatttacatttatgTGGACGAAATTCATGTGTTAGTAGGGGCAAGAGACACTCTTGTTAAGCTGGCGATCTAA
- a CDS encoding hypothetical protein (encoded by transcript BEWA_029150A), with protein sequence MKIVYTLLAILIIKWARCGDSDGKGVVKGAEQQNPPGPTHSASSLTSKADASLFNVEDGEDNGFKILKLTAKEGVTAKSITYGKETVWEDKKKSCSSAVLYMDGEKPTLAVLVTRDKNNKQGTVYRYHDGKKWKNGKEKDYKKKLSELKKKVPKTHSTTESQQNTQAAQPTESKEASTEAHKDDNTTSDNTDTQSAEQAQGPLQTDGPTPQGVTNEASTGYNAAARPRDDSSSDFEIRYKVPNNSSGTPANTTDPASAKSNGGSTTATLDLGNPDISVCEVFNVRIKGIPARAYLVTHEVGANVVRQIMSNGKDVWIGRDTKPCLYCIAFLKDDKPNMIATSVKSGSIICQTLREYDDKEGWQLSLKDNDKKMNALKTVQGDITKFSLDISLAESNENCVVENYEDNSLKTRLYAPKNGKAINKITDSEKVIGTLNDSYTCYLCELYSKSNIRLLRVHTETDYDVYLCHYMNDGSGWKMIKEDEFGTKLGELRNSTIQPASAESKNANTQGPVTPPSK encoded by the coding sequence AGCAAGTTCATTGACTTCCAAAGCAGATGCCTCCCTATTCAATGtagaagatggagaagataATGGGTTTAAGATTCTAAAACTCACAGCCAAGGAAGGTGTTACTGCAAAGAGTATTACatatggaaaagaaacAGTCTGGGAAGATAAGAAGAAGTCATGCTCCTCGGCTgtcttgtatatggatggagagaagccCACTCTTGCAGTACTTGTTACCAGggataagaataataagCAGGGGACAgtctatagataccatgatggaaagaagtggaagaatggtaagGAGAAGGATTACAAAAAGAAGTTGAGCGAactgaagaagaaagttCCCAAGACTCATTCCACCACGGAATCTCAGCAAAATACACAAGCCGCTCAACCAACTGAATCTAAGGAAGCTTCTACAGAAGCTcataaggatgataatACTACATCAGATAATACAGATACTCAATCAGCTGAGCAAGCTCAAGGCCCACTACAGACAGATGGACCGACTCCTCAGGGTGTTACTAATGAGGCCTCTACAGGATATAATGCGGCAGCTAGACCAAGGGATGACAGTTCTAGTGACTTTGAAATACGATACAAAGTACCAAATAACTCCAGTGGTACCCCTGCAAATACGACAGATCCAGCGTCGGCTAAATCCAATGGTGGTTCAACTACAGCAACTTTGGACCTGGGAAATCCTGATATTTCCGTATGCGAGGTCTTCAATGTCAGAATTAAGGGAATCCCTGCAAGAGCGTATCTTGTTACACATGAGGTTGGTGCCAATGTTGTCAGACAAATAATGAGCAATGGTAAAGACGTATGGATTGGTAGGGATACTAAACCATGCCTTTACTGTATTGCATTCCTAAAGGACGATAAACCAAACATGATAGCCACTAGCGTGAAATCAGGTAGTATAATTTGTCAAACTCTCCGCGAATATGATGACAAAGAAGGCTGGCAACTGTCCCTTAAGGACAATGATAAAAAGATGAATGCGTTGAAGACAGTACAGGGTGACATCACAAAATTCTCTCTTGACATTTCTCTGGCAGAAAGTAACGAAAACTGCGTAGTCGAGAACTATGAAGACAATAGTCTCAAGACTCGCCTATATGCcccaaagaatggtaaagCCATAAACAAGATTACAGATAGCGAAAAGGTTATTGGTACGCTTAACGATAGCTACACATGTTATCTATGTGAACTATACTCCAAGAGTAACATTAGATTGCTAAGGGTACACACAGAAACGGACTATGATGTTTACCTGTGCCACTATATGAATGACGGAAGCGGATGGAAGATGATCaaggaggatgaatttGGAACAAAACTAGGGGAATTAAGAAATAGTACTATACAACCAGCTTCTGCAGAGTCTAAAAACGCCAATACTCAAGGTCCTGTTACACCACCCAGTAAATAA
- a CDS encoding hypothetical protein (encoded by transcript BEWA_029120A), whose protein sequence is MRDKEIALAFINRIGLDNLRKKETVDSIKSYLAEFEAKLDESINIASSTNFNAHSTSYGDSKGTKISNRGSKGLKFDRPSSQVPIEVQMLEHLAELRTATSDINSSCEVKSKSFLEVGKDLLMEAKRKSSWYSILDVKIEQDDLSFEGIPRIISIIIVLARLEQYINLKESTVFPLLFNNALYSFRYAFQSESSEICTIEHPEFAISYIKNAVRKYAFLFKRAMNELKADEKPYFDSFVNGYVVKGEQGTDSLVDEFSLVCREVCSTNYFSRWCKILASEVKLFVYSRLPLLMYEYNTPPSETALSLSELNDVMKDNSTMENNKAELRVYRSSFSDRVTTSVAYALLRSLTDLSATMRSISEDASFELFSDFDNNTLIPCVNLEYENDGKVKVVLNFQDECLYGFLDALLAMENHCTMKSVKQLVNEETIFEHVAPKGTLNFSVYLQDEQHSAHMIDVVIKMLNLVDERCRCLKLAESRGTYVRRVAVPIVTHFIDDVKQIWNSLDNVLESSTVSCMLVESCTFLHSFLSNYSGSSFMSETLSSLGTMLSKMISIVKQCITELIYDPLKRIHELYFDVAAQFTDKLLQISAICNPRTYEKILKHSVECTEKYLLSIVIPKKRHEYVFQNQYNVDLALENCLVILDMWKNLVEPKEYADNLAVLEDIITILGMETNELETTVEHLHLLKQNTLKLERTSSTGVYGTDDEFALDKEAFDYSLEFDSLQKLTSNDAFISSIMEDEFGILEDGEQKSGNERILENSAAYEELFLQQVQLKAAVPVLDKVWFMITFSLMP, encoded by the exons ATGAGGGACAAAGAGATCGCTTTAGCCTTTATCAATCGTATAGGTCTGGATAATCTAAGGAAAAAAGAGACTGTGGATTCTATAAAAAGTTATCTAGCCGAATTTGAGGCAAAATTAGACGAATCAATAAATATCGCATCTTCTACAAATTTTAACGCGCATTCTACAAGCTATGGAGATTCTAAAGGGACAAAAATATCTAATAGAGGGTCCAAAGGTCTCAAGTTCGACCGTCCATCTTCTCAAGTACCCATTGAAGTTCAGATGTTGGAGCATCTGGCAGAGCTCAGAACCGCTACTAGTGACATAAATTCATCATGTGAGGTAAAATCAAAGTCATTCTTGGAGGTTGGGAAGGATTTGCTCATGGAAGCTAAGCGTAAGAGCAGCTGGTACTCAATCCTAGATGTAAAAATTGAACAGGATGATCTCTCATTCGAAGGAATTCCACGcatcatttccattataatCGTATTGGCACGTTTAGAACAGTACATTAATCTGAAAGAGTCGACAGTATTTCCACTACTTTTCAACAACGCTCTTTATAGCTTCCGTTATGCATTCCAGTCGGAATCCAGTGAAATTTGCACAATTGAACATCCAGAATTTGCAATCTCATACATAAAAAATGCTGTAAGAAAGTACGCCTTTTTATTCAAGAGGGCAATGAATGAATTAAAGGCGGATGAAAAACCTTATTTCGATTCCTTTGTAAACGGTTATGTTGTAAAAGGCGAGCAAGGCACTGACTCGCTAGTGGATGAATTTAGTCTTGTTTGCAGAGAAGTATGTAGCACAAACTACTTTTCAAGATGGTGTAAAATATTGGCTAGTGAAGTTAAGCTGTTTGTTTACAGTCGCCTACCGCTTTTAATGTATGAGTACAATACTCCACCTTCGGAAACTGCACTTTCTTTATCGGAATTAAACGATGTTATGAAGGACAACTCAACAATGGAAAATAATAAAGCAGAATTGAGAGTGTACCGTTCGTCATTTAGTGATCGTGTTACAACTAGTGTTGCATATGCGCTCTTGCGTTCACTCACTGATTTATCTGCCACTATGCGCTCCATAAGTGAAGATGCTAGTTTCGAACTCTTTTCTGACTTTGACAATAATACACTAATTCCATGCGTAAATTTAGAATATGAAAACGATGGTAAAGTAAAAGTCGTATTAAACTTTCAGGATGAGTGTTTATACGGTTTTCTAGATGCACTCTTGGCAATGGAAAATCATTGCACAATGAAGAGTGTAAAACAACTTGTAAATGAAGAAACGATATTTGAGCATGTAGCTCCAAAAGGTACGCTCAATTTTTCAGTATACTTGCAAGATGAGCAACATTCGGCCCATATGATTGATGTAGTGATTAAAATGCTAAACTTGGTAGATGAACGCTGCAGGTGTCTAAAACTCGCTGAATCTAGAGGTACATACGTGAGAAGGGTGGCAGTGCCCATAGTAACACATTTTATTGATGATGTTAAACAAATTTGGAATTCTCTTGACAATGTTTTGGAATCATCTACAGTGTCTTGTATGCTTGTAGAATCTTGCACATTCCTGCATTCATTCCTATCAAACTACTCTGGGAGCTCATTCATGTCAGAAACTCTCTCATCACTGGGGACAATGCTCTCTAAAATGATATCAATTGTCAAGCAGTGCATTACTGAACTCATTTATGATCCGTTGAAGCGTATTCATGAGTTATATTTTGACGTTGCTGCACAATTTACTGACAAGCTTTTAC AAATATCTGCAATCTGCAATCCTAGAACCTATGAAAAAATTCTAAAACATTCAGTAGAATGCACCGAAAAGTATTTGCTATCAATAGTAATACCTAAAAAGAGACACGAATACGTTTTCCAGAACCAATATAACGTGGATCTCGCATTAGAAAACTG TCTTGTCATTCTAGACATGTGGAAAAATCTCGTGGAGCCCAAGGAATACGCTGACAATCTTGCTGTTCTAGAG GACATTATAACGATACTGGGCATGGAAACAAACGAACTTGAAACTACTGTCGAACACTTGCACCTGTTGAAGCAAAACACTTTGAAACTAGAGCGTACATCTAGCACTGGTGTATATGGTACTGACGATGAATTCGCTTTGGATAAGGAGGCATTTGATTATTCCCTTGAATTCGACTCACT GCAAAAGCTCACCAGCAACGATGCATTCATTTCAAGTATCATGGAAGACGAATTTGGTATATTAGAGGACGGGGAGCAAAAGTCTGGAAATGAACGTATTCTCGAAAACAGTGCTGCATACGAAGAATTATTTCTGCAACAGGTACAGCTAAAGGCAGCGGTTCCTGTACTAGACAAGGTTTGGTTTATGATCACATTTAGTTTAATGCCATAA
- a CDS encoding hypothetical protein (encoded by transcript BEWA_029140A) — MNAIRLFLLLSILELYSCGNVGNNSICTANDIDDQFLEESLPLQRTPVTMDLYDPNEELFEIGEYIINGIYSGVIYPKEDYVVTTVVYDGNILWTATQGWECVYADVYSNVNTVLCMMSLKCGEELMYKALCGRVGRELHHIERVEAHRIVFRMKNRLPI; from the coding sequence ATGAATGCCATTCGTCTTTTCCTTCTGCTTTCCATACTAGAGCTCTACAGTTGTGGAAATGTTGGAAACAACTCTATTTGTACTGCAAATGATATAGACGATCAATTTTTAGAAGAAAGTCTTCCGCTTCAGCGTACTCCGGTTACAATGGATCTATACGATCCAAACGAGGAGCTCTTTGAAATTGGTGAATATATAATAAACGGAATCTATTCCGGGGTTATATACCCAAAGGAAGATTATGTTGTAACAACGGTAGTATACGATGGTAATATTCTCTGGACAGCAACTCAAGGATGGGAATGTGTGTACGCAGATGTATATTCGAATGTAAACACGGTGCTCTGTATGATGTCGCTTAAATGCGGAGAAGAATTGATGTACAAAGCACTTTGTGGACGAGTAGGCAGAGAATTGCATCATATTGAAAGGGTAGAGGCTCATAGAATCGTATTTCGTATGAAAAATAGACTTCCTATCTGA